The Streptococcus sp. S5 genome contains a region encoding:
- a CDS encoding Tex family protein encodes MAAKYAIIEAMDKYEKIAQELGVSLKQIDTVLSLTAEGSTIPFIARYRKDMTGNLDEVAIKAIIDRDKSLTALAERKETVLAKIEEQGKLTEALKQAIEAAEKLADVEELYLPYKEKRRTKATIAREAGLFPLARLILQNSPDLEAEAQKFTCEAFPTETAALAGAVDILVEAISEDTQLRALTYQEIHGHSLMTSTLKDESLDTKRTFEIYYDFSEKIKNMQGYRTLALNRGEKLGVLKVGFEHQLDRIIRIFEARFKTKNAYVDEVIQQAVKKKIVPAIERRIRTELTEVAEDGAIQLFSENLRNLLLIPPLKGRVVLGFDPAFRTGAKLAVVDETGKMLATQVIYPVAPAKPAQIEQAKKDLSSLIKEFGVEIIAIGNGTASRESEAFVAEVLHDHPGVRYVIVNESGASVYSASELARHEFPELTVEKRSAISIARRLQDPLAELVKIDAKSIGVGQYQHDVNQKKLTESLDFVVDTVVNQVGVNINTASPSLLAHVAGLNKTISENIVKYREEEGMILSRAQIKKVPRLGAKAFEQAAGFLRIPESKNILDNTGVHPESYKEVEKLFQLLEITDLDASAQEKLKAVNIKEMSTQLDLGPETLKDIIADLLKPGRDLRDSFDAPVLRQDVLDIKDLHIGQKLEGVVRNVVDFGAFVDIGIHEDGLIHISHMSKQFIKHPSQVVSVGDLVTVWVKKIDVEREKVNLSLVAPNESD; translated from the coding sequence ATGGCAGCAAAATATGCTATAATAGAAGCTATGGATAAATATGAAAAAATAGCCCAAGAATTGGGTGTTAGCTTAAAACAAATCGATACCGTATTGAGTCTGACCGCAGAAGGCTCAACCATTCCCTTCATTGCTCGCTATCGAAAAGATATGACGGGAAATTTAGATGAAGTAGCGATTAAGGCCATTATTGACCGGGACAAATCGTTAACGGCTCTGGCTGAACGAAAGGAAACCGTCCTTGCTAAGATTGAGGAACAGGGCAAACTGACAGAGGCGCTCAAGCAGGCTATTGAGGCTGCTGAAAAATTAGCGGATGTCGAAGAGCTCTATCTCCCTTATAAGGAAAAACGGCGGACCAAGGCGACGATTGCTCGAGAAGCAGGACTTTTTCCTTTGGCACGTCTCATTTTGCAAAATAGTCCAGACTTGGAAGCAGAGGCTCAGAAATTTACCTGTGAGGCCTTCCCAACTGAAACCGCAGCATTAGCTGGTGCAGTGGATATTCTGGTAGAGGCTATTTCAGAGGATACCCAATTACGGGCCCTCACCTATCAAGAAATTCATGGGCATTCCCTCATGACGTCAACCTTGAAGGATGAAAGCTTAGATACTAAGAGAACCTTTGAAATCTATTATGATTTTTCTGAGAAGATCAAGAATATGCAAGGCTACCGGACTCTAGCTCTCAATCGTGGGGAAAAATTGGGCGTTCTCAAAGTCGGATTCGAGCACCAACTGGATCGGATCATTCGTATTTTTGAGGCTCGTTTTAAAACGAAAAATGCCTATGTCGATGAGGTTATTCAACAAGCGGTTAAGAAAAAAATCGTTCCTGCGATTGAACGTCGGATTCGGACAGAGTTGACGGAGGTGGCAGAAGACGGGGCCATTCAATTGTTCTCTGAGAATCTACGGAATCTATTGCTCATTCCTCCATTAAAAGGGCGCGTGGTCCTTGGATTTGACCCAGCCTTTCGGACTGGTGCTAAACTAGCCGTTGTCGATGAGACAGGAAAGATGCTCGCTACCCAGGTCATCTATCCAGTTGCTCCTGCAAAACCAGCTCAGATCGAGCAGGCTAAAAAGGATCTGTCCTCCTTGATCAAGGAGTTTGGCGTAGAGATTATTGCAATTGGAAATGGAACAGCTAGCCGTGAAAGTGAGGCCTTTGTCGCAGAGGTCCTCCACGACCATCCAGGAGTTCGCTATGTTATTGTCAATGAAAGCGGAGCATCTGTCTATTCAGCTAGTGAATTGGCCCGTCATGAGTTCCCAGAGCTAACCGTTGAAAAACGCTCGGCCATCTCCATTGCCCGCCGCCTGCAAGATCCGCTAGCAGAATTGGTGAAAATCGATGCCAAATCTATCGGTGTGGGTCAATACCAGCACGATGTCAATCAGAAAAAACTGACAGAAAGTTTAGATTTTGTGGTAGATACTGTGGTCAACCAAGTTGGGGTCAATATCAATACGGCTAGTCCCTCTCTCTTAGCGCATGTAGCAGGACTCAATAAAACCATCTCTGAAAATATTGTGAAATACCGGGAAGAAGAAGGAATGATTCTTTCACGAGCACAGATTAAAAAAGTCCCTCGCCTTGGCGCCAAGGCTTTCGAACAGGCTGCTGGATTCTTACGCATCCCTGAAAGTAAAAACATCTTGGATAATACCGGCGTTCACCCTGAAAGTTACAAGGAAGTTGAAAAACTTTTTCAGCTTCTTGAAATTACCGACCTCGATGCATCCGCTCAGGAAAAATTAAAAGCTGTGAACATAAAGGAGATGTCTACTCAGCTGGATCTGGGACCAGAAACCCTGAAAGATATCATTGCCGATCTCCTAAAACCAGGTCGCGATTTGCGGGATTCCTTTGATGCACCCGTACTCCGTCAGGATGTCTTGGATATTAAAGACCTCCATATAGGCCAAAAATTAGAAGGGGTTGTTCGCAATGTGGTTGACTTTGGAGCCTTTGTCGATATTGGTATTCACGAAGATGGCTTGATTCATATCTCCCATATGAGCAAGCAGTTTATCAAGCATCCAAGCCAGGTCGTATCAGTAGGTGATTTGGTAACCGTCTGGGTGAAGAAGATTGATGTGGAACGCGAAAAAGTCAATCTCAGTTTGGTAGCTCCGAATGAATCTGACTGA
- a CDS encoding SprT family protein, giving the protein MNLTEYVRQVSLEDFGREFRHQAEWNSRLQTTGGRFFPKDRHLDFNPKIYQAFGLEVFRKIVRHELCHYHLYDQGKGYRHKDLDFKQLLQQVDGLRFTPPLPDRTGGVKRIYLYQCPHCGQEYRRKRKIDLKKYACGRCRSRLQFLEMRQE; this is encoded by the coding sequence ATGAATCTGACTGAGTATGTGCGCCAAGTATCCCTGGAAGATTTTGGAAGAGAATTCCGCCATCAAGCAGAGTGGAATTCACGCCTTCAAACCACTGGAGGTCGTTTCTTTCCCAAGGATCGACACCTTGATTTCAACCCGAAAATATACCAAGCTTTTGGGTTAGAGGTCTTTCGCAAAATTGTCCGCCACGAGCTCTGCCATTACCATCTTTACGATCAAGGTAAAGGCTATCGCCACAAAGATCTAGACTTTAAGCAACTCCTCCAGCAAGTGGACGGTCTTCGTTTCACACCTCCTCTACCAGATAGAACTGGTGGAGTCAAGCGGATCTATCTTTATCAATGTCCCCATTGTGGCCAAGAGTATAGACGAAAGCGAAAAATCGATCTGAAGAAATATGCCTGCGGTCGCTGTCGCAGCCGTCTGCAATTCCTTGAAATGAGACAAGAGTAA
- a CDS encoding PspC domain-containing protein — protein sequence MTASFYKLKRHRLVSGVLAGIADKFGLSVTLLRFLFILFTVSHAFIGVIIYLLLDTTLPYKDEEEQKMFDYGSRPRRRKEAEPIHDQNDSPFF from the coding sequence ATGACAGCATCATTTTACAAATTAAAACGACATCGCCTGGTTTCAGGTGTGCTAGCTGGCATAGCCGATAAATTTGGTCTTAGTGTAACTCTCCTACGCTTCTTGTTTATTCTTTTTACGGTCTCTCATGCCTTTATCGGTGTGATTATCTACTTGCTGTTAGATACGACCTTGCCTTATAAGGACGAGGAGGAGCAGAAAATGTTTGACTATGGCTCTCGACCTCGTCGAAGAAAAGAGGCTGAACCCATTCATGATCAGAATGATAGTCCATTTTTCTAA
- the hprK gene encoding HPr(Ser) kinase/phosphatase yields MAVTVRDIQEKLRLSVVYGDDNLLSKEITTADISRPGLEMTGYFDYYTPERIQLVGMKEWSYLVKMSSHNRHQVLRKMFQPETPVIIVARNLDIPEEMLRAAEEKQLAILKSNVATSRLSGELSSYLDSRLAERTSVHGVLMDIYGMGVLIQGDSGIGKSETALELVKRGHRLVADDRVDIYARDEMTLWGEPAEILRHLLEIRGVGIIDVMSLYGASAVKDSSQVQIDVYLENYAKDQTYDRLGNNAEELEIGGVTIPRIRIPVKTGRNISVVIEAAAMNVRAKQMGYDATKTFEERLSQLISQNEVK; encoded by the coding sequence ATGGCAGTTACTGTTCGCGATATACAGGAAAAGCTTCGTCTGTCAGTTGTTTATGGGGATGATAACCTCTTAAGCAAGGAAATTACGACTGCGGACATTTCACGTCCAGGTCTTGAAATGACGGGCTATTTTGACTATTACACACCTGAGCGGATTCAGCTTGTAGGAATGAAAGAATGGTCCTACCTGGTGAAGATGAGCTCTCACAACCGACATCAAGTTTTGCGCAAGATGTTCCAGCCAGAGACACCTGTCATCATTGTCGCGCGGAATTTAGACATTCCAGAAGAAATGTTACGGGCTGCGGAAGAGAAGCAGCTGGCTATTTTAAAGAGCAATGTTGCGACGAGCCGTTTGTCTGGTGAGTTATCCAGTTATTTGGATAGCCGCTTGGCAGAACGTACCAGTGTTCATGGTGTTTTGATGGATATTTATGGGATGGGGGTCTTGATCCAAGGAGATAGCGGGATCGGTAAGAGCGAGACAGCTTTGGAACTTGTCAAGCGGGGTCACCGTCTCGTAGCGGATGACCGAGTCGATATCTATGCGAGAGATGAGATGACCCTTTGGGGAGAGCCAGCTGAGATCTTGCGTCACTTACTAGAGATCCGTGGTGTCGGCATTATCGATGTGATGAGTCTCTATGGTGCGAGTGCTGTGAAGGATTCTTCACAAGTTCAAATCGACGTTTACCTGGAAAATTATGCTAAGGACCAAACTTATGATCGTCTTGGTAACAACGCAGAAGAGTTGGAAATCGGTGGAGTCACCATTCCTCGTATTCGCATTCCAGTGAAGACAGGTCGAAATATTTCGGTCGTGATTGAAGCAGCAGCCATGAATGTTCGTGCCAAACAAATGGGCTATGATGCCACTAAAACCTTTGAAGAACGTTTGTCCCAGTTGATTAGTCAAAATGAGGTGAAGTAA
- the lgt gene encoding prolipoprotein diacylglyceryl transferase → MNPVALQLGPISIRWYAICIVSGLILAVYLSMKEAPRKKIDPDAIIDFILIAFPLAIVGARLYYVTFEWGYYSQHLGEIFAIWNGGIAIYGGLLTGALVLYLFSRRRLIEPIDFLDIAAPSVMVAQSIGRWGNFFNQEAYGAAVKSLNYLPSFIRDQMYIDGSYRQPTFLYESSWNLLGFLLILILRRKPQFLRQGEITAFYLIWYGFGRMIIEGMRTDSLMFAGLRVSQWLSMILILVGLAIIVYQRHKKAPYYVEEKE, encoded by the coding sequence ATGAATCCAGTAGCCCTTCAATTAGGTCCGATCAGTATTCGTTGGTACGCAATTTGTATTGTCTCTGGTTTGATTCTAGCTGTTTATCTTTCCATGAAAGAAGCGCCTCGTAAGAAAATTGATCCAGATGCCATTATTGATTTCATTCTGATTGCTTTTCCTCTTGCGATTGTGGGTGCCAGACTCTATTACGTTACTTTCGAATGGGGCTATTATAGCCAGCACCTTGGTGAGATTTTTGCCATTTGGAACGGAGGAATTGCGATTTATGGTGGTCTCTTAACGGGTGCTTTAGTTCTTTATCTTTTCTCTCGTAGACGTTTGATTGAACCGATCGACTTTTTAGATATTGCGGCCCCAAGCGTCATGGTTGCACAGAGTATTGGTCGCTGGGGAAACTTCTTCAACCAGGAAGCTTATGGAGCTGCTGTTAAGAGCCTCAACTACCTGCCCTCTTTTATTCGAGATCAAATGTATATAGATGGTAGTTATCGTCAGCCAACTTTCTTATATGAATCCAGTTGGAATCTGCTAGGATTTCTCTTGATCTTGATTCTTCGTAGAAAACCCCAATTTTTGAGGCAAGGTGAGATCACAGCCTTTTACCTCATCTGGTATGGATTTGGGCGAATGATCATCGAAGGAATGCGGACGGATAGCCTGATGTTTGCGGGTTTACGTGTTTCCCAGTGGCTATCGATGATCCTGATTCTAGTTGGACTCGCCATTATCGTTTACCAACGTCACAAAAAAGCCCCTTATTATGTAGAAGAAAAGGAGTAA
- a CDS encoding DUF948 domain-containing protein, whose product MFIEIAYGLLGLALVALVIYMIFFLSKIGKVVDETQKTIQVLTSDVNVTLHQTNDLLAKVNVLTDDLNQKVATIDPLFTAVADLSVSVSDLNDQARQLSVKAASAGGKTVKASIGLKAIQMASKLFK is encoded by the coding sequence ATGTTTATTGAAATCGCATACGGCCTTTTAGGCCTTGCCTTAGTAGCGCTTGTCATTTATATGATTTTTTTCCTTTCAAAGATTGGAAAAGTTGTAGATGAGACGCAAAAAACGATCCAAGTGTTGACATCAGATGTCAATGTCACCTTGCATCAGACCAATGATCTATTGGCAAAAGTCAATGTTTTAACAGATGATTTGAATCAAAAAGTTGCAACGATTGACCCGCTATTTACAGCTGTAGCGGATCTTTCCGTGTCAGTTTCAGATTTGAATGATCAAGCTCGTCAATTGAGTGTTAAAGCTGCATCAGCTGGTGGGAAAACTGTAAAAGCCTCTATCGGATTAAAAGCGATTCAGATGGCTTCAAAATTATTTAAATAG